In one Moritella sp. 5 genomic region, the following are encoded:
- a CDS encoding MFS transporter, producing the protein MDNVALSKLEQKTAVSLALVFGLRMLGLFMIMPVFAIYGRDLIGYSPLWVGIVIGAYGLTQAILQIPMGQLSDRIGRKPVIIAGLGLFCLGSIVAGLADSVYGVAFGRVLQGTGAVASAILALAADITREQQRPKVMAVIGMCIGLSFAFSLVAGPVLAQWIGLKGIFFVTAVLAIIGMLVVHYIVPNATAKAPRGDASTNRHKLRAMLRDPQLLRLDAGIFLLHLTLTAVFVSLPFELESAGLVGEHHWWIYFPALLLSFVLMVPMLIIAAKKKMNKQFFLFAIALMGLALCVMGFANGNLWLFALAIVLYFTAFNFLEASLPAMISMSAPAGAKGSAMGVYSTSQFAGAFCGGIMAGSLYSQLGSQGLFFVIAAVMIVWFVISLGLENVGQVKAHTISVRIANQREAELIAEKLISLSGINEAVVVLEEQVAYLKATKDFEIDQALNLVREQHRS; encoded by the coding sequence ATGGATAATGTAGCTTTATCTAAATTAGAGCAAAAAACAGCAGTGTCATTAGCATTGGTATTTGGTTTAAGAATGCTGGGCTTATTTATGATCATGCCCGTTTTTGCCATTTATGGACGTGATTTGATTGGCTATTCGCCATTGTGGGTGGGTATCGTGATCGGTGCTTATGGATTAACCCAAGCCATATTACAAATACCGATGGGACAGTTATCCGATCGGATTGGCCGCAAACCGGTTATTATTGCGGGTTTAGGCTTATTTTGTTTAGGTAGTATTGTAGCTGGTCTCGCAGATTCGGTTTATGGCGTTGCTTTTGGACGCGTATTACAAGGCACTGGTGCTGTCGCCAGTGCGATTCTTGCGTTAGCTGCAGATATTACTCGTGAACAACAGCGACCAAAGGTCATGGCTGTGATTGGCATGTGTATCGGACTTTCGTTTGCCTTTTCGCTGGTGGCAGGGCCTGTATTAGCGCAGTGGATTGGTCTTAAAGGCATCTTCTTTGTGACCGCAGTACTTGCCATTATCGGTATGCTTGTTGTGCATTATATTGTGCCGAATGCAACAGCCAAAGCACCCAGAGGGGATGCGAGTACCAATCGTCATAAATTAAGAGCAATGTTACGTGATCCGCAGCTATTACGTTTAGATGCCGGTATCTTTTTGCTGCATTTAACCTTGACCGCTGTGTTTGTATCATTGCCATTTGAATTAGAATCAGCTGGGCTCGTTGGTGAGCACCACTGGTGGATATATTTCCCTGCATTACTGCTATCATTTGTATTAATGGTGCCAATGCTCATTATTGCTGCGAAGAAGAAAATGAATAAGCAATTTTTCTTATTCGCGATTGCATTGATGGGCCTTGCGCTTTGTGTGATGGGATTTGCAAATGGAAATTTGTGGCTCTTTGCACTCGCTATCGTGTTGTATTTTACCGCATTTAACTTTTTGGAAGCCTCTTTACCTGCCATGATCTCGATGTCGGCACCGGCTGGCGCAAAAGGCTCGGCAATGGGCGTCTACTCGACATCACAATTTGCGGGTGCATTTTGTGGCGGTATTATGGCTGGTAGTTTGTATTCTCAATTGGGATCACAAGGTCTATTTTTTGTCATTGCCGCGGTAATGATAGTGTGGTTTGTTATCTCTTTAGGCTTAGAAAATGTTGGTCAGGTGAAAGCTCACACCATTTCTGTGAGAATTGCCAACCAAAGAGAAGCTGAATTAATCGCCGAAAAGCTAATATCGCTTTCCGGTATTAATGAAGCTGTAGTAGTATTAGAAGAGCAGGTTGCTTATTTAAAAGCGACTAAAGATTTTGAAATAGACCAGGCTTTGAACCTGGTTCGTGAACAGCACAGGAGCTAG
- a CDS encoding polysaccharide biosynthesis tyrosine autokinase has protein sequence MEQKYDTHNRYPQGGQDEIDLTHLFNIIRRSFLRICVITTIISIIAAIFISDLPPIYKANTVLQLQIQQAKPIAIQGLLQSDINNKDYFQTQIEILRSDVITEKVITKLNLSQHPYYTQDKPNSKLSLILDNIIHFISPTKKKAKAINPHAFIGQIKSAVNISLIKNTQLLTISYEHNVPALAALIANAYADVYIQHNRDFRVQQTVTASLWLKEGVQALKDNLNTAESNLTHFLQQENLINDSGIDNFTAIELQNLTTKLNSIRSELISAQTLYRQISQAQNLDLLTSTSIKALSNHAVIVELRNDYTRARHSIAELSKRYGPQHDKMIQANGQLSATEENAQNALQQLALGFKKNISLLEQNESAVIAVLESKKSEHRTLIKQKARYKELNRELTSSNELYNMFLMRLKETNLTNNLNLSTATITNIAKTPLSPFKPKRALILVLVILLTLMLLVTHALLHALFFVNQDNVTNLPAPLLGSLPNFKAIDKKFHQQSPQQLFLSNKIIFEAAQNLRTSLQLSAKTKQPQVIMISSNTVGEGKSTSAIYLAMALAQSHRTLILEADLRRPSIRRKMGIPHSQRGLADILSKSGSLNSYIWRDQQTNLAVLSAGELIESPSNLLSSTRFSSCLTILRSQYDYIIIDSPPSQLVSDALIIGQQSDFNILVTRVNNSKIGELNSTIELLAKHGVSTDGIILNQESLKNDKRYQYQYQYHNKSQKDVSLAS, from the coding sequence GTGGAGCAAAAATACGACACACATAATAGGTACCCACAGGGAGGACAAGACGAAATTGATCTTACGCATCTCTTTAATATAATTAGGCGTTCGTTTTTACGAATCTGTGTTATCACCACAATTATTAGCATTATTGCGGCCATTTTTATTTCTGACCTTCCCCCTATTTATAAAGCCAACACAGTTTTACAATTACAAATACAGCAAGCGAAGCCAATCGCCATCCAAGGTCTATTACAAAGCGATATAAACAACAAAGATTACTTCCAAACTCAAATTGAAATTTTACGTTCAGACGTGATCACCGAAAAAGTCATCACCAAACTCAATTTATCTCAACACCCTTATTACACACAAGATAAACCGAACAGTAAATTAAGCTTGATACTCGACAACATCATTCATTTTATATCACCAACAAAAAAAAAAGCTAAGGCAATAAACCCACATGCTTTTATTGGCCAGATAAAATCAGCAGTAAATATATCACTCATTAAAAACACCCAATTACTAACCATCAGTTATGAGCATAACGTGCCAGCATTGGCCGCTTTAATCGCTAATGCCTATGCCGATGTGTACATCCAACACAACCGTGATTTTCGGGTCCAACAGACAGTTACCGCATCACTTTGGCTTAAAGAAGGGGTGCAAGCGCTCAAAGATAACTTGAATACTGCAGAAAGTAATCTCACTCATTTCCTCCAACAAGAAAACTTAATTAATGACAGTGGCATTGATAATTTCACTGCAATAGAATTACAGAACCTCACCACTAAATTAAACTCGATTAGAAGTGAATTAATTAGTGCGCAAACCTTATATCGACAAATAAGCCAAGCGCAAAATTTAGACTTGCTCACCTCAACCTCAATCAAGGCATTATCCAATCACGCAGTGATAGTTGAATTAAGAAATGATTACACCCGAGCAAGGCACAGTATCGCCGAATTATCCAAACGCTATGGTCCACAACACGACAAAATGATCCAGGCAAATGGACAGCTCAGTGCCACAGAAGAAAATGCCCAAAACGCCTTACAACAACTGGCACTCGGGTTTAAAAAAAATATCAGCTTACTTGAACAAAATGAATCCGCCGTCATAGCCGTATTAGAAAGTAAAAAATCAGAACACCGCACCCTGATAAAACAAAAAGCACGTTATAAAGAACTCAACCGAGAGTTAACCTCGAGCAACGAACTGTATAATATGTTTTTAATGCGTTTGAAAGAAACAAACCTCACCAACAATCTTAACCTATCAACAGCTACGATCACCAATATCGCTAAAACGCCTTTATCCCCTTTTAAACCCAAACGCGCATTGATCTTAGTGCTCGTGATCTTATTAACATTGATGCTGTTAGTCACGCATGCTCTACTACATGCGCTATTTTTTGTGAATCAAGACAATGTCACTAATCTACCAGCGCCATTACTTGGCTCACTACCCAACTTTAAAGCGATTGATAAAAAATTCCATCAACAATCGCCACAGCAATTATTTCTTAGCAATAAAATAATTTTTGAAGCCGCGCAAAATTTACGTACATCATTGCAGTTATCCGCCAAAACCAAGCAACCACAAGTCATCATGATCAGCTCCAACACTGTTGGCGAAGGGAAAAGTACATCCGCTATTTATCTCGCAATGGCGTTAGCACAATCCCACAGAACCCTTATTTTAGAGGCTGATTTACGTAGACCGTCAATAAGAAGAAAAATGGGGATCCCCCATAGCCAACGTGGATTAGCTGATATTCTCAGTAAAAGTGGCAGTTTGAATAGCTATATATGGCGTGATCAACAAACCAATTTAGCCGTATTATCGGCAGGAGAGTTAATCGAAAGCCCATCCAATTTACTGAGCTCTACACGTTTTTCCAGTTGCCTGACCATTTTAAGATCGCAATATGATTATATTATTATTGATTCGCCACCAAGTCAGTTAGTCAGTGACGCATTAATTATTGGGCAACAGTCTGATTTTAATATACTCGTGACCCGTGTAAACAACTCCAAGATTGGAGAGCTCAACAGCACCATCGAATTACTGGCTAAGCATGGCGTCAGTACCGATGGCATTATACTAAACCAAGAATCATTAAAAAATGACAAACGCTATCAGTACCAATACCAGTATCACAATAAAAGTCAAAAGGACGTTTCACTGGCCTCATAG
- a CDS encoding polysaccharide biosynthesis/export family protein produces the protein MKGCIHLHRAIVIFIVLLVNSAKAHEQHHNYKLGAGDKLSIKIYGEADLSMSILVDTSGSIDYPYLGEIKVAGLTPAEVKQKIYLGLKGPYLISPKVMVSIATFRQFYIKGEVRRPGGYPFRPGLTVDQAIALAGGFTERAAKQSIMLSNNNDLNQTLKVTPDDHVAPDDILNIEESFF, from the coding sequence ATGAAAGGCTGCATACATTTACACCGCGCTATTGTCATCTTTATAGTCTTGTTAGTGAATTCCGCTAAAGCCCACGAACAACACCACAATTATAAACTTGGTGCTGGCGATAAACTGTCTATTAAGATCTACGGCGAAGCAGATCTAAGCATGTCTATATTAGTTGATACATCAGGTAGTATCGATTACCCCTACCTCGGTGAAATTAAAGTTGCTGGCTTGACCCCAGCAGAGGTCAAACAAAAAATTTATCTTGGCTTAAAAGGGCCCTATTTAATCTCACCTAAAGTTATGGTCAGTATCGCGACTTTCCGCCAGTTTTACATTAAAGGCGAGGTAAGACGCCCAGGTGGATACCCGTTTAGGCCCGGGTTAACAGTTGATCAAGCGATCGCACTGGCAGGTGGGTTCACTGAGCGGGCAGCAAAACAATCTATTATGCTGTCGAATAACAACGATCTTAACCAGACTCTTAAGGTGACCCCTGACGACCACGTTGCGCCTGACGACATTCTTAATATTGAAGAGAGTTTCTTCTAA
- a CDS encoding outer membrane beta-barrel protein, whose amino-acid sequence MKILKNLLLTVSSILILFITRVTASELSLETSAGLGLNVIPSLSINYKHDDNITNTKNNQQASNLIEIMPALRIEGQKYNNKFILDYTGQQALYSENAENNYTDHQIKAELNRASDSRHQLAISYQFNLAHDAVNTGISEGNKQVTAPSRFYTQQVALSYIYGSQYSQARLKPRFSFNNKRYDKDNSSYTPMADFNEYDYGIVFDYHIGASLNLLFDISNRVTNYQGSANRKDSNNSLLYTGIHWDISGKTQGIVKIGYEKINFSDRHRESQANPSWDVGINWHPKTYSIFNINASQKIINAVTGTDSIEANRKSISWKHTWRYNLSSSLAYQHLNETYQHSAREDKSNVINIMLSYQLRYWLAFGLSYEHQSKSSSEAHLGYDKNSYGLTSSLVF is encoded by the coding sequence ATGAAAATATTAAAAAATTTACTGCTAACAGTATCCTCTATATTAATCTTATTCATTACGCGGGTGACCGCGTCAGAGCTAAGTCTAGAGACAAGTGCCGGACTTGGACTTAACGTAATACCCAGTCTTTCAATCAATTATAAACACGACGATAATATTACCAACACCAAAAATAATCAGCAGGCCTCTAACTTAATAGAGATAATGCCAGCATTACGTATTGAAGGACAAAAGTATAACAATAAATTCATTTTAGACTACACGGGACAGCAAGCTTTATATAGTGAAAACGCTGAGAACAATTATACTGACCACCAGATTAAAGCAGAACTTAATAGAGCCTCGGATAGCCGTCATCAGCTTGCTATTTCATACCAATTTAACCTTGCCCATGATGCTGTCAATACAGGAATATCAGAAGGTAATAAGCAAGTAACAGCGCCCTCCAGATTTTACACCCAGCAAGTTGCATTAAGTTATATTTATGGCAGCCAATATTCACAAGCCAGACTCAAACCTCGGTTTAGTTTTAACAATAAACGTTACGACAAGGACAACTCGAGTTACACACCCATGGCTGATTTCAACGAATATGACTACGGCATCGTTTTTGACTATCACATCGGGGCTAGCTTAAATTTATTGTTTGATATCAGTAACCGCGTAACCAATTACCAAGGCTCCGCGAATCGAAAAGACAGTAATAATAGTCTGTTATATACCGGTATACACTGGGACATAAGTGGTAAAACGCAAGGTATTGTAAAAATAGGTTATGAGAAAATTAATTTCTCCGACAGGCATCGAGAATCTCAAGCTAACCCAAGCTGGGATGTTGGTATTAATTGGCATCCAAAAACATATTCCATCTTCAACATCAATGCCAGTCAAAAGATCATCAATGCCGTCACAGGAACAGACAGTATAGAAGCAAATCGAAAGTCAATAAGCTGGAAACACACCTGGCGTTATAATTTATCGAGTTCATTAGCTTATCAGCATCTCAATGAAACATACCAACACAGTGCTCGTGAAGATAAAAGCAATGTCATCAACATCATGCTGTCTTATCAATTAAGGTATTGGCTTGCATTCGGTCTTAGCTATGAACATCAAAGTAAATCATCTTCGGAAGCTCACTTAGGCTACGACAAAAATAGTTATGGATTAACCAGTTCCCTCGTATTTTAA
- the uvrA gene encoding excinuclease ABC subunit UvrA: protein MDQIIVRGARTHNLKDINVELPRDKLIVITGLSGSGKSSLAFDTLYAEGQRRYVESLSAYARQFLSLMEKPDVDHIEGLSPAISIEQKSTSHNPRSTVGTITEIYDYLRLLFARVGEPRCPTHNAPLAAQTITQMVDHVLELETGRKLMLLAPIVKERKGEHVKTLAGLASQGYIRARIDGEVCDLSDPPTLDLHKKHTIEVVIDRFKVRDDLQLRLSESFETALNLSGGTAYIADMDESDAEPIVFSANFACPHCGYSMAELEPRIFSFNNPAGACHTCDGLGVQQYFDHDRVIINADLSLSGGAIRGWDKRNFYYFQMLSSLAKHYKFDLTQPFNSLASEVQGYILQGSGEQEIEFNYVNDRGDIVVRRHAFEGIIPNMQRRYKETESNAVREELGKYLTTKSCETCSGSRLRQEARHVYIQETTLPEVSHMAIGEAFEFFSKMALPGQKGQIAEKILKEIGDRLGFLVNVGLNYLSLERSAETLSGGEAQRIRLASQIGAGLVGVMYVLDEPSIGLHQRDNERLLQTLIHLRDLGNTVIVVEHDEDAIRAADYVLDIGPGAGVHGGEIVARGSIDDILQSKNSLTADYLSGRKAIEIPAQRTPLTDKWVHLKGASGNNLKNVDLSVPIGVMTCVTGVSGSGKSTLINDTFFKIAHIELNGATVTVPSPYTSIEGLDQLDKVVDIDQSPIGRTPRSNPATYTGIFTAIREIFAGTQEARSRGYKPGRFSFNVKGGRCEACQGDGLIKVEMHFLPDVYVPCDDCKSQRYNRETLEVRYKGKNIHEVLDMTVEEANTFFAPIPPIARKLQTLVDVGLSYIRLGQSATTLSGGEAQRVKLAKELSKRDTGQTLYILDEPTTGLHFHDIKLLMKVLHRLRDHGNTIVIIEHNLDVVKTADWVIDLGPEGGSGGGEILVAGTPETVSEHPNSHTARFLKPMLERAKT, encoded by the coding sequence ATGGATCAAATCATTGTTCGGGGCGCACGCACCCATAACCTTAAAGATATCAATGTTGAACTACCTCGCGATAAGCTGATTGTAATCACAGGGTTATCGGGTTCGGGTAAATCGTCATTAGCATTTGATACGCTTTATGCAGAAGGTCAACGCCGTTATGTAGAATCGCTTTCTGCCTACGCCAGACAGTTTTTATCTTTGATGGAAAAGCCCGATGTCGATCATATTGAAGGTTTGTCACCGGCAATCTCTATCGAGCAAAAATCCACGTCACATAACCCACGCTCAACAGTCGGTACTATCACCGAGATCTATGATTACCTGCGCTTATTATTTGCTCGAGTTGGTGAACCACGCTGTCCAACTCATAATGCACCTTTAGCGGCACAAACCATTACCCAAATGGTAGATCATGTGCTGGAGTTAGAAACAGGGCGTAAGCTTATGCTGCTCGCGCCAATCGTGAAAGAACGTAAAGGTGAACATGTTAAAACACTGGCGGGCTTAGCCAGTCAAGGTTATATACGGGCGCGCATCGATGGTGAAGTCTGTGATCTATCTGATCCGCCAACCTTAGATCTACATAAAAAACACACCATTGAAGTTGTCATCGATCGCTTTAAAGTACGTGATGATCTACAGCTGCGCCTCTCCGAGTCTTTTGAAACCGCACTAAATCTATCAGGTGGCACCGCTTACATTGCCGATATGGATGAGAGTGATGCAGAGCCGATCGTCTTTTCAGCTAACTTTGCTTGCCCACATTGTGGTTACAGCATGGCAGAGCTTGAACCAAGGATCTTCTCATTCAACAATCCAGCGGGTGCTTGTCATACCTGTGACGGTCTTGGTGTCCAACAATACTTTGATCACGATCGTGTTATCATTAATGCTGATCTGAGCCTCTCTGGTGGCGCGATCCGCGGTTGGGATAAACGTAATTTTTATTACTTCCAAATGCTCAGCTCACTGGCGAAACACTACAAGTTTGATTTGACCCAACCATTTAATTCATTAGCCAGTGAAGTACAAGGTTATATTCTGCAAGGCAGTGGTGAACAAGAAATTGAATTTAACTATGTGAATGATCGCGGTGATATCGTCGTTCGCCGCCACGCTTTCGAAGGCATCATTCCGAATATGCAACGCCGCTACAAAGAAACCGAATCGAATGCGGTACGTGAAGAGCTTGGTAAATACTTAACGACCAAGTCTTGTGAAACCTGCTCAGGTTCTCGTCTACGCCAAGAAGCTCGTCATGTTTATATTCAAGAAACGACCTTACCTGAAGTGTCTCATATGGCCATAGGCGAAGCATTCGAATTCTTTTCCAAAATGGCGCTACCTGGTCAAAAAGGCCAGATAGCCGAAAAGATCCTTAAGGAAATTGGTGATCGTCTTGGTTTCTTAGTCAATGTAGGTCTGAATTATTTAAGTCTAGAACGCAGCGCCGAAACGCTATCTGGCGGTGAAGCACAGCGCATTCGTCTTGCTAGCCAAATTGGCGCCGGTCTGGTTGGCGTGATGTACGTGCTCGATGAACCTTCGATCGGTTTGCACCAACGCGATAACGAACGCTTATTACAAACCCTGATTCATCTACGTGATCTTGGTAATACCGTTATAGTGGTTGAACACGATGAAGATGCGATCCGCGCGGCTGACTATGTCCTCGATATTGGTCCTGGCGCTGGTGTCCATGGTGGTGAGATCGTTGCCCGAGGCAGCATTGATGATATCTTACAAAGTAAAAATTCACTGACCGCCGATTACCTCAGCGGTCGTAAAGCCATTGAGATCCCTGCGCAACGAACACCATTAACCGACAAATGGGTTCATTTAAAAGGTGCAAGCGGTAACAACCTTAAAAATGTGGATTTATCTGTTCCCATTGGCGTGATGACGTGTGTCACTGGTGTGTCAGGTTCAGGTAAATCAACCCTCATTAATGATACCTTCTTTAAGATCGCGCATATTGAATTGAACGGCGCAACGGTGACAGTCCCTTCACCTTACACCTCGATTGAAGGTTTAGATCAGCTTGATAAAGTAGTCGATATTGATCAAAGTCCAATCGGCCGAACCCCGCGTTCTAATCCAGCAACCTATACGGGTATTTTCACCGCTATTCGCGAGATATTTGCAGGAACACAAGAAGCACGTTCACGTGGTTATAAACCAGGTCGCTTTAGCTTTAACGTGAAAGGCGGACGATGTGAAGCTTGCCAAGGTGATGGTCTAATCAAAGTCGAGATGCACTTCTTACCAGATGTTTACGTTCCTTGTGACGACTGTAAGAGCCAGCGTTATAACCGTGAAACATTAGAAGTACGCTACAAAGGCAAAAATATTCACGAAGTATTGGATATGACCGTCGAAGAAGCTAATACCTTCTTTGCACCAATTCCCCCTATAGCCCGTAAATTACAAACCTTAGTGGATGTAGGGCTGTCTTACATACGCCTCGGTCAGTCTGCGACCACCTTATCCGGTGGTGAAGCACAGCGCGTGAAACTAGCGAAAGAGTTATCAAAACGCGATACCGGCCAAACCTTGTATATCTTAGATGAACCAACCACAGGTTTACATTTTCATGATATTAAATTACTCATGAAAGTATTACATCGCTTACGTGATCACGGTAATACCATCGTGATTATTGAGCATAACCTAGATGTAGTAAAAACAGCAGATTGGGTTATCGATCTCGGTCCTGAAGGTGGCAGCGGCGGCGGTGAGATTCTTGTCGCAGGAACACCAGAAACCGTATCTGAACATCCAAACAGTCATACTGCACGTTTTCTAAAACCTATGTTAGAACGCGCAAAAACTTAG
- a CDS encoding LuxR C-terminal-related transcriptional regulator, with the protein MSDYPNVVLLSQPSLQVATLVSCLRAKLDIPVQQLREVAEVERISIDDNLLLLVDTDNLSAISQEQLKNKLKQYHGMFRLALINLSDDTTMENISTWPSIFGVFNKRDELDIVCKGIQKITEGEFWMPRRTLSSLISIYRSTKAVDLDRKPELTTREQEILRQLMTGSSNLEIADALYVSEHTIKSHLYNVFKKIKVKNRLQAVSWAKENLI; encoded by the coding sequence ATGTCGGATTACCCAAATGTAGTATTGCTGTCTCAACCGAGTCTACAAGTTGCCACTTTGGTTTCTTGTTTAAGAGCTAAACTCGATATACCCGTACAACAGTTACGTGAAGTAGCCGAAGTTGAGCGCATCTCAATCGATGACAATTTATTATTACTCGTTGATACAGACAATCTCAGTGCAATCTCACAAGAGCAGCTAAAAAACAAATTAAAGCAATACCATGGTATGTTTCGCTTAGCCCTGATTAATTTGAGTGATGACACCACAATGGAGAACATTTCCACTTGGCCATCGATATTCGGCGTATTTAATAAGCGTGATGAACTCGATATCGTTTGCAAAGGCATACAAAAGATCACCGAAGGTGAATTCTGGATGCCACGACGTACACTCAGTTCATTGATCTCCATTTACCGCTCTACTAAAGCCGTTGATCTAGACCGAAAACCAGAACTCACAACACGTGAACAAGAGATCTTGCGTCAGCTAATGACGGGCTCATCAAATTTAGAGATCGCCGATGCGCTTTATGTCAGTGAGCACACGATCAAGTCACATTTATATAATGTATTTAAAAAGATCAAAGTAAAAAATCGCCTACAAGCAGTATCATGGGCAAAAGAAAATCTTATCTAA
- a CDS encoding PglL family O-oligosaccharyltransferase, whose amino-acid sequence MNLTTLKKGFFITFAVYMLIGMHYFQHNGGGSGLHLPFNVIGWIFISTLIGIGLWQATLQAKLVYSQMSLMFIAATLVMLLPVLYADPIVAGISYTRLFGLVGGLLFFLALQQLQLTQQQRLTLLYLILGAVFIEALFSLVQYYLLPVNNIVGYQKIANRPYGIFQQPNVSASFLTTGIALALYLLTQTKLDEQKKRLFCYVTTFMAIIPVILLQSRTGYLSLSIAPALMLPWVWQQLRESEQTKSLLIWLACSVIAVAIGAYSLETADKVARSAAALTDPGARVPIYQHGLAMWLEKPFLGWGYGSFEVSYLNSYSQALSQGLALPGSPENLDHPHNELLYWSIEGGLVALAGIALLMIGFLRIIVKQPLWQAMALLGLVFPLVLHSQTEYPFYHAVVHWVVFLTLVWYISSRYSNTKTIKFSYTFLLRTLALFIPLVTGLFMLTTLHTNKLLTQYERSDRSDLTPLTKVVNPVAWITRLEFNAMMYRLQIAIYNNDIAELNNYMDWAAEISQKTPRANIYINWVRALAKLGKKEESATLLKRTVRLYPTNKLVQKFAASQANTTYSQ is encoded by the coding sequence ATGAATCTAACAACATTGAAAAAAGGATTTTTCATTACGTTCGCCGTATATATGCTGATCGGTATGCATTATTTCCAGCATAACGGCGGCGGTTCAGGACTACACCTGCCTTTTAATGTGATTGGTTGGATCTTTATTTCAACCTTAATCGGCATTGGTTTGTGGCAAGCGACATTACAAGCGAAATTGGTTTACTCCCAGATGAGCTTAATGTTTATCGCTGCCACGCTAGTCATGCTACTACCGGTATTATATGCCGACCCTATCGTTGCTGGTATCAGTTATACCCGCTTATTTGGTTTAGTCGGTGGGCTACTATTTTTTCTTGCCCTGCAGCAATTACAGCTTACTCAGCAACAACGACTAACCCTATTATATTTAATTTTAGGCGCCGTATTTATCGAGGCACTGTTTAGTCTCGTCCAATACTATTTACTACCGGTTAATAATATTGTTGGTTATCAGAAAATCGCCAATCGTCCCTACGGTATTTTTCAACAACCCAATGTCTCAGCTTCATTTTTAACAACGGGTATTGCCCTCGCTTTATACCTGCTGACACAAACTAAATTGGATGAACAAAAAAAACGTCTATTTTGTTATGTCACCACTTTCATGGCCATTATTCCCGTAATATTACTGCAATCTCGTACTGGTTACCTGTCATTATCAATTGCACCAGCGCTCATGTTACCTTGGGTGTGGCAACAGTTACGGGAGTCAGAACAAACAAAAAGTCTGTTAATTTGGTTAGCTTGCAGTGTTATCGCTGTTGCCATTGGTGCTTACTCGTTAGAAACAGCAGACAAAGTAGCGCGTTCCGCAGCCGCGCTAACAGATCCAGGCGCACGCGTGCCTATCTATCAACATGGGTTAGCTATGTGGTTAGAGAAACCTTTCCTCGGTTGGGGTTATGGTAGCTTTGAAGTCTCATATCTCAATTCGTACAGCCAAGCACTGAGTCAAGGGCTCGCATTACCTGGATCACCAGAAAATCTTGACCATCCACATAATGAATTATTATATTGGAGTATCGAAGGTGGCCTTGTTGCATTAGCTGGGATCGCGTTATTAATGATTGGTTTCTTACGTATTATCGTCAAGCAGCCATTATGGCAAGCGATGGCGTTATTAGGACTGGTATTTCCGTTGGTTTTACATAGCCAGACAGAATATCCGTTTTATCATGCCGTCGTGCATTGGGTGGTATTCTTAACCTTGGTTTGGTATATCAGCAGTCGTTATAGCAATACCAAAACAATCAAATTTAGTTACACCTTTTTATTGCGTACCTTAGCATTATTTATCCCCTTAGTTACGGGGTTATTTATGCTAACGACATTGCATACGAATAAATTGTTAACCCAATATGAGCGCAGTGATCGCAGTGATCTAACGCCACTGACAAAAGTCGTCAATCCAGTCGCTTGGATCACACGATTAGAGTTCAACGCTATGATGTATCGCTTGCAAATCGCGATATACAATAACGATATAGCAGAGCTGAATAACTATATGGATTGGGCTGCTGAGATCTCACAGAAAACACCAAGAGCAAATATTTATATTAATTGGGTTCGCGCATTAGCAAAACTAGGCAAAAAAGAAGAATCAGCAACTCTATTAAAACGGACTGTACGACTGTACCCAACGAATAAATTAGTGCAGAAATTTGCAGCGAGTCAGGCTAACACCACTTATTCTCAATAG